A window of the Alnus glutinosa chromosome 4, dhAlnGlut1.1, whole genome shotgun sequence genome harbors these coding sequences:
- the LOC133866191 gene encoding basic leucine zipper 4 has product MEPNAEISMMKGFPALHQQYDFHGHSHTHKHNPISSLLNMQQADEEAQGYHTIVANDSLPFAFTAFFPGRLHDFSPTIPCDEAKDQLHQGIVNERRLKRMISNRESARRSRMRKKKLMEDLQYQVQQAQTANQQLSQKLFQLLEWNQQILKQNAQLKGKLSSLQLLLEVTCKSNANRPTAETSTPSTTSLLY; this is encoded by the coding sequence ATGGAGCCAAATGCTGAGATATCGATGATGAAGGGATTCCCTGCTCTGCATCAACAATATGATTTCCATGGTCATTCTCACACCCACAAACACAACCCCATCTCAAGCCTCCTCAACATGCAGCAGGCAGACGAAGAAGCTCAAGGATACCATACTATTGTAGCCAACGACTCCTTGCCATTTGCCTTCACTGCATTCTTTCCCGGCCGACTCCATGACTTCTCTCCGACAATCCCTTGTGACGAAGCAAAAGATCAGCTCCACCAAGGCATCGTCAACGAGAGGAGGCTCAAGAGAATGATATCCAACAGAGAATCTGCTCGGAGATCCCGTATGCGGAAGAAGAAGCTAATGGAAGACCTCCAGTATCAGGTTCAACAGGCACAAACAGCCAATCAACAGCTCTCCCAAAAGCTTTTCCAACTGTTGGAGTGGAACCAGCAgatcctcaaacagaatgctcAGCTAAAGGGAAAACTCTCTTCCCTTCAATTACTCCTCGAGGTCACTTGCAAATCCAACGCCAATCGCCCTACCGCTGAAACTTCCACTCCTTCCACCACCAGTTTGCTTTACTGA